One part of the Microlunatus elymi genome encodes these proteins:
- a CDS encoding DEAD/DEAH box helicase, with amino-acid sequence MIDLSDDAIGNLVGWNSLFHGLEYAESGRVESVRWSQGQSVLDGVVYGTASKPYRVNILFNGGQASRPTVGVCSCPVHLNCKHVAATLVTARQPTIVDDATATIDARPPSWEQLLEPLVRAGGVPRTRLALQLDFRPRAHESLRGRPVSRGKSGRWIRGDTGWHQFSAIPPLGDVDPVQHQVLAAIRGLGRDQWSSQQNWKRLDDVSSTALWALLADARRAGLTMISDESGAPVIIEDNPITVHLEAHRDDQELVLEPVFDHGLGVLDPTKINIVGLPQQLTVRRDDDGALRLALLAQPLQPALARLITTGRSLVVPAGDEQKFLDDYFPQLRTSIAVRSSDHSWQPPAPREPVLALELRPRSDHRMELRWDWWYRRGPDDPGERYSLLIGAGAQHRDLPAEQEILHRLDLKRFDVLLDKSVSRSLLARNLLGPDDMIEFVSQVLPQLDDQPGLVIIFEGQLPDYAEAKRPPLIKVRTEHIRGERDWFELSVTIEVDGEKVPFTELFKALAKGDVTMILPGGTYFRLDKPEFRELAELIAEARAIGEPRADGVKISRYQVDWWEELEKLGVDLEQAAEWRSAVAGLGRDGIPERIEPPAGFTATLRDYQRDGLDWLVFLHDHGLGGVLADDMGLGKTLQALALICHARERRTGSPAPYLVVAPTSVVGNWAAEAARFAPGLRVVAITETQRKSGVTLRQQVAGADVVLTSYTLQRIDQENYAALDWAGLILDEAQFVKNHQSRAYQCVRMLQAPFKLAITGTPMENNLMELWSMFSITAPGLFAGPIAFRDDYAKPIERNHDQVLLDRLRSRIRPFMLRRTKDQVAAELPPRQEQVIALDLLPKHRKVYQTHLHRERQKILGLLDDLDANRFEVFRSLTLLRQLSLDASLHDDAYADIPSTKLEALGDLVTEILAEDHRLLIFSQFTGFLTKVAEQLSAQGIPYAYLDGRTKDRARVIDGFKQGQAPIFLISLKAGGFGLNLTEADYCILLDPWWNPASEQQAIDRIHRIGQTRSVMVYRLVAKDTIEEKVMALKADKAKLFASVMDGAATGGSRLSAAEIRELIA; translated from the coding sequence ATGATCGATCTGTCCGACGACGCGATCGGCAACCTGGTCGGTTGGAATTCGCTCTTCCACGGGCTGGAGTATGCGGAGTCGGGCCGGGTCGAGAGCGTTCGGTGGTCGCAGGGGCAGAGTGTGCTCGACGGCGTGGTGTACGGCACCGCCAGCAAGCCGTATCGGGTCAACATCCTGTTCAACGGCGGCCAGGCCTCTCGGCCGACCGTTGGGGTGTGCTCCTGCCCGGTGCATCTGAACTGCAAACACGTCGCGGCCACCCTGGTGACTGCCCGGCAGCCGACCATTGTCGACGACGCGACGGCCACGATCGACGCCCGGCCGCCGTCCTGGGAGCAGCTGCTGGAACCGCTGGTCCGGGCGGGCGGTGTGCCGAGGACGAGACTCGCGCTGCAGTTGGACTTTCGCCCGCGCGCACACGAGTCGCTGCGCGGCCGGCCGGTGTCGCGGGGCAAGAGCGGCCGCTGGATCCGCGGCGACACCGGCTGGCACCAGTTCTCCGCGATCCCACCGCTCGGCGACGTGGATCCGGTCCAGCATCAGGTGCTGGCCGCGATCCGTGGACTCGGCCGGGATCAGTGGAGCAGCCAGCAGAACTGGAAGCGGCTGGACGACGTCTCCAGTACGGCCTTGTGGGCGCTGCTGGCGGATGCGCGACGGGCCGGGCTGACCATGATCAGCGACGAGTCGGGCGCGCCGGTGATCATCGAGGACAACCCGATCACGGTGCATCTTGAGGCCCATCGGGATGATCAGGAGTTGGTCCTCGAGCCGGTGTTTGATCACGGGCTCGGAGTGCTCGATCCGACCAAGATCAACATCGTCGGGCTCCCTCAGCAGCTGACCGTCCGCCGTGACGACGATGGTGCGTTGCGACTGGCGCTGTTGGCGCAGCCGCTCCAGCCGGCGCTGGCCCGGCTGATCACCACCGGCCGGTCGCTGGTGGTTCCGGCCGGCGACGAGCAGAAATTCCTCGACGACTACTTCCCGCAGCTGCGCACCTCGATCGCCGTCCGTTCCAGTGACCACAGCTGGCAGCCGCCCGCGCCGCGGGAACCGGTGCTCGCACTGGAGTTGCGGCCTCGCTCGGATCACCGGATGGAGCTGCGCTGGGACTGGTGGTATCGGCGCGGACCCGACGACCCGGGCGAGCGCTACTCACTCCTGATCGGCGCCGGGGCCCAACATCGGGATCTCCCGGCGGAGCAGGAGATCCTGCACCGCCTCGACCTCAAACGCTTCGACGTGCTGCTGGACAAGTCGGTGTCCCGATCGCTGCTGGCGCGCAATCTGCTCGGGCCGGACGACATGATCGAATTCGTCTCCCAGGTGTTGCCGCAACTGGATGATCAGCCCGGACTGGTGATCATCTTCGAGGGTCAGCTGCCGGACTACGCCGAGGCCAAGCGTCCGCCGTTGATCAAGGTCCGGACCGAGCACATCCGCGGCGAACGGGACTGGTTCGAGCTGTCGGTGACGATCGAGGTGGACGGCGAGAAGGTGCCGTTCACCGAGCTGTTCAAGGCGCTGGCCAAGGGCGACGTGACGATGATCCTGCCCGGTGGCACCTACTTCCGGCTGGACAAGCCGGAATTCCGTGAACTGGCCGAGCTGATCGCCGAAGCGCGCGCGATCGGTGAGCCGCGGGCGGACGGGGTCAAGATCAGCCGCTACCAGGTCGACTGGTGGGAGGAGCTGGAGAAACTCGGCGTCGACCTCGAGCAGGCGGCCGAGTGGCGGTCCGCGGTGGCCGGGTTGGGGCGCGACGGAATTCCGGAGCGGATCGAACCGCCCGCCGGGTTCACCGCGACCCTGCGGGACTATCAGCGCGACGGCCTGGACTGGCTGGTCTTCCTTCATGATCATGGCCTGGGCGGGGTGCTGGCCGACGACATGGGGTTGGGCAAGACCCTGCAGGCGTTGGCGCTGATCTGCCATGCGCGGGAGCGAAGGACGGGGTCGCCGGCGCCCTATCTGGTGGTGGCGCCGACCAGTGTGGTGGGCAACTGGGCCGCCGAGGCCGCCCGGTTCGCGCCCGGTCTGCGGGTGGTCGCGATCACCGAGACACAACGCAAGTCCGGGGTGACACTGCGGCAGCAGGTGGCCGGCGCCGACGTGGTGCTCACCTCGTACACGTTGCAGCGGATCGATCAGGAGAACTACGCCGCGCTGGACTGGGCCGGATTGATCTTAGACGAGGCCCAGTTCGTGAAGAATCATCAGTCCCGTGCCTATCAATGCGTACGGATGCTGCAGGCGCCGTTCAAGCTGGCGATCACCGGAACGCCGATGGAGAACAACCTGATGGAGCTGTGGTCGATGTTCTCGATCACCGCGCCCGGGCTGTTTGCTGGACCGATCGCCTTCCGCGACGACTACGCCAAGCCGATCGAACGCAACCATGATCAAGTTCTGCTCGATCGGCTGCGCAGCCGGATCCGGCCGTTCATGCTGCGCCGGACGAAGGATCAGGTGGCCGCCGAGCTGCCGCCGCGGCAGGAGCAGGTGATCGCGCTGGATCTGCTGCCCAAGCATCGAAAGGTCTACCAGACCCATCTGCATCGTGAGCGGCAGAAGATTCTGGGCCTGCTGGATGATCTTGACGCGAACCGGTTCGAAGTGTTCCGGTCGCTGACCCTGTTGCGGCAGCTCAGCCTGGACGCGTCCTTGCACGACGACGCGTACGCCGACATTCCGTCCACCAAGTTGGAAGCGTTGGGCGATCTGGTGACCGAGATCCTGGCCGAAGATCATCGGTTGTTGATCTTCAGCCAGTTCACCGGATTCCTGACCAAGGTCGCAGAGCAGCTTTCTGCACAAGGGATTCCGTACGCCTACCTTGACGGCCGGACCAAGGACCGGGCGCGGGTGATCGACGGCTTCAAGCAGGGGCAGGCGCCGATCTTCCTGATCAGTCTCAAGGCCGGCGGGTTCGGGCTGAACCTGACCGAGGCCGACTACTGCATCCTGCTCGACCCCTGGTGGAATCCGGCCTCCGAGCAGCAGGCGATCGACCGGATCCATCGGATCGGCCAGACCCGCAGCGTGATGGTCTATCGGCTGGTGGCCAAGGACACCATCGAGGAGAAGGTGATGGCGCTGAAGGCGGACAAGGCCAAACTGTTCGCCAGTGTGATGGACGGCGCCGCCACCGGTGGCAGCCGACTCAGCGCCGCCGAGATCCGCGAGTTGATCGCTTGA
- a CDS encoding LacI family DNA-binding transcriptional regulator produces MADQTRKRRPRQQRRATIVDVARASGVSLSAASYALNGKPGVSEATRALVVRTAEQLGWVPSHTARALQGQRTRVVGLVFAVDGPAQRSLSDYMMRFVNGINTELAADDRAMLVTTVDSAESELEVYRSWASQRRVDGFVITNVRRDDARLDLVQKLEIPAVIAGDVRGHSPVPSVWTDDAAAMTMTLDHLLSKGHRRIVRFSDNPHYLHAEQRAAAFEDYLAEHGLRADGNLTAAPNRVETTAQLRVLLAEPDPPTALICDSADRACQTLLALKDLGRPVPEDLALVVWDDAPVCEITTPTLTAVARDAFDYGAAVARQLVAQLSGTAAGDCQGIVSELIVRESS; encoded by the coding sequence GTGGCAGATCAGACCAGAAAGCGGCGACCGCGGCAGCAGCGCCGCGCCACTATCGTCGACGTTGCACGCGCCTCGGGGGTCTCGCTGTCCGCGGCCTCGTACGCGCTGAACGGCAAACCCGGCGTCAGCGAGGCGACCCGGGCCCTGGTGGTGCGGACCGCCGAGCAGCTCGGTTGGGTTCCCAGCCACACCGCGCGGGCACTACAGGGCCAGCGGACCCGGGTGGTGGGACTGGTGTTCGCCGTCGACGGGCCCGCACAGCGCAGTCTGAGCGACTACATGATGCGCTTCGTGAACGGCATCAACACCGAGCTCGCGGCCGACGACCGGGCCATGCTGGTGACCACGGTCGACTCGGCGGAGAGCGAGTTGGAGGTGTACCGGTCCTGGGCCAGCCAGCGGCGGGTCGACGGTTTCGTGATCACCAACGTACGACGCGACGACGCACGTCTCGACCTGGTGCAGAAGCTGGAGATCCCGGCCGTGATCGCCGGCGACGTACGCGGCCACTCGCCGGTGCCGAGCGTCTGGACCGACGATGCCGCGGCGATGACGATGACCCTGGATCACCTGCTGAGCAAGGGACATCGACGGATCGTCCGGTTCAGTGACAACCCGCACTATCTGCACGCGGAGCAACGGGCAGCGGCCTTCGAGGACTATCTGGCCGAGCACGGGTTGCGCGCCGACGGCAACCTCACCGCCGCACCGAACCGGGTCGAGACGACGGCACAACTTCGCGTGCTGCTGGCCGAACCGGATCCGCCGACGGCACTGATCTGCGACAGCGCCGACCGGGCCTGCCAAACCCTGCTCGCGTTGAAGGATCTCGGACGCCCCGTGCCCGAGGACCTTGCCCTGGTCGTTTGGGACGACGCGCCCGTCTGCGAGATCACCACCCCGACCCTGACCGCCGTGGCCCGCGACGCCTTCGACTACGGCGCCGCGGTCGCCCGGCAACTCGTCGCGCAGCTCTCCGGCACGGCGGCCGGCGACTGCCAGGGCATCGTCAGCGAACTCATCGTCCGAGAGAGCAGCTGA
- a CDS encoding ABC transporter substrate-binding protein has product MSGRLNRRLFIGGGVASLATLAACRGPADTGSGGAGSGGGGGGDGAKGTISYWDFWQSQTPWVENEIKLFQQKNPGLTVDRTQQQTGAYTNLLTLGAKSGNLPDVRLLGNDPTINVQVSNGWLAPLNDYLTDDFVKGLPPYTFVEGNNMFDGKIYSMPISGNTDPGLFLFVNNKVFKDAGVVDDQGNAKVPKTWDEVTDAAAKITAAGKGKVHGLGFGNSAFDLLSWWVSVFCQADSVTHGLAMDMRTGKYTMGSDQVLADFCNLMRQWKQKGYIFPSAMSIDDETARVQFARGAFGMTVGGAWNIPGWKTDGFTDYTMTTRLSQAGSPKYFYYSAPGGTTLVLNSKASNKKNGAEWLTWLNGPEAGKRWSLEYNNAISIYPEANDPAGAKDPNFKNYLEVIQGQTLPGPSAGVRNPDTANVQPAPVTPAAGDVLAGIYTGQLKDIGKAFSELEKRSNLTQTKAIAAAKKKGAKVSQDDYVFSDWDPTKPYKYDIPEYPTL; this is encoded by the coding sequence ATGTCCGGACGATTGAACCGACGACTCTTCATCGGCGGCGGGGTCGCATCCCTGGCCACCTTGGCCGCCTGCCGGGGCCCGGCCGACACCGGTAGCGGCGGCGCCGGATCCGGCGGCGGTGGCGGTGGCGACGGTGCCAAGGGCACCATCAGCTACTGGGACTTCTGGCAGTCCCAAACCCCGTGGGTCGAGAACGAGATCAAGCTGTTCCAGCAGAAGAATCCGGGCCTGACCGTTGATCGGACCCAGCAGCAGACCGGTGCCTACACCAACCTGCTGACCCTCGGCGCGAAGAGCGGCAACCTGCCGGACGTGCGCTTGCTCGGCAACGACCCGACGATCAACGTCCAGGTGTCCAACGGCTGGCTGGCTCCGCTGAACGACTACCTCACCGACGACTTCGTGAAGGGGCTGCCGCCGTACACGTTCGTCGAGGGGAACAACATGTTCGACGGCAAGATCTACAGCATGCCGATCAGCGGCAACACCGATCCGGGCTTGTTCCTCTTCGTCAACAACAAGGTGTTCAAGGACGCCGGCGTCGTGGATGATCAAGGAAACGCCAAGGTGCCGAAGACCTGGGACGAGGTGACCGACGCTGCGGCCAAGATCACCGCTGCGGGCAAGGGCAAGGTGCACGGTCTCGGCTTCGGCAACTCCGCTTTCGACCTGCTCAGCTGGTGGGTCTCGGTGTTCTGCCAGGCCGATTCGGTCACCCACGGCCTGGCGATGGACATGCGGACCGGCAAGTACACGATGGGAAGTGATCAAGTACTGGCCGACTTCTGCAACCTGATGCGGCAGTGGAAGCAAAAGGGCTACATCTTCCCGTCGGCGATGTCGATCGACGACGAGACCGCCCGGGTGCAGTTCGCGCGCGGGGCGTTCGGTATGACGGTCGGCGGTGCCTGGAACATCCCCGGCTGGAAGACCGACGGCTTCACCGACTACACGATGACCACCCGGCTCAGCCAGGCCGGCAGTCCGAAGTACTTCTACTACAGCGCTCCCGGCGGCACCACGTTGGTGCTGAATTCCAAAGCCAGCAACAAGAAGAACGGTGCCGAATGGCTCACCTGGCTGAACGGTCCGGAGGCCGGCAAGCGCTGGTCGTTGGAATACAACAACGCCATCTCGATCTATCCGGAGGCCAATGATCCAGCCGGTGCGAAGGATCCGAACTTCAAGAACTACCTCGAGGTGATCCAGGGCCAGACCCTGCCGGGCCCGTCGGCCGGTGTCAGGAATCCGGACACCGCGAACGTTCAGCCGGCGCCGGTGACGCCTGCCGCCGGAGACGTGCTGGCGGGCATCTACACCGGGCAGTTGAAGGACATCGGCAAGGCGTTCTCCGAGCTGGAGAAGCGGTCCAACCTGACCCAGACCAAGGCGATCGCGGCGGCCAAGAAGAAGGGCGCCAAGGTCTCCCAGGACGATTACGTCTTCTCCGACTGGGATCCGACCAAGCCGTACAAGTACGACATCCCGGAGTATCCGACACTGTGA
- a CDS encoding carbohydrate ABC transporter permease translates to MTSTTVPGRATRRNASHDRRRVSSHGWKVRWSYIYLLPFMILVALFTIYPIIASIGYSFIKWDGLTAPDGFVGLQNFVQIATDHFFWLSVAHSLWYAAFVVPIQLFIALILALILNRPKFKFTSIYRSLFFLPAVMSPAILAVVFRLLISALGVDWLGDPDVVMWVIIVIGIWQTLGYNLVYFLAGLQTIPYELYEAAEVDGAGWLGRLRHITLPGLKNISVVILLMAILGSLNVFDLVMVLTGGGPYFASSVTNTYIYQLAFGNFYSGAGASSNVEQNVGLASAGSVFYGIMLLGLTLIQFVALARIRKKTAEQNQGAIG, encoded by the coding sequence GTGACCAGCACAACGGTTCCCGGCCGTGCGACGCGCCGCAACGCGTCGCACGATCGCCGGCGGGTTTCTTCGCACGGCTGGAAGGTGCGCTGGTCCTACATCTACCTGCTGCCGTTCATGATCTTGGTCGCGTTGTTCACGATCTATCCGATCATCGCCTCGATCGGCTACTCGTTCATCAAGTGGGACGGGCTGACCGCACCGGACGGCTTCGTCGGGCTGCAGAACTTCGTCCAGATCGCCACCGATCACTTCTTCTGGCTGTCGGTCGCACATTCCTTGTGGTACGCGGCTTTCGTGGTGCCGATCCAGTTGTTCATCGCGCTGATCCTGGCGTTGATCTTGAACCGGCCGAAGTTCAAGTTCACCTCGATCTACCGATCGCTGTTCTTCCTGCCGGCGGTGATGTCGCCGGCGATCCTGGCGGTGGTGTTCCGGTTGCTGATCTCCGCTCTCGGCGTGGACTGGCTCGGCGATCCGGACGTGGTGATGTGGGTGATCATCGTGATCGGCATCTGGCAGACGCTGGGGTACAACCTGGTCTACTTCCTGGCCGGGCTGCAGACCATCCCGTACGAGTTGTACGAGGCCGCCGAGGTCGACGGCGCCGGTTGGCTCGGCCGGTTGCGGCACATCACCCTGCCGGGGTTGAAGAACATCTCCGTGGTGATCCTGCTGATGGCGATCCTCGGCTCGCTGAACGTTTTTGATCTTGTCATGGTGCTGACCGGTGGCGGACCCTACTTCGCCTCCAGTGTGACCAACACGTACATCTATCAACTGGCGTTCGGAAACTTCTACTCCGGCGCCGGTGCGTCCAGCAACGTCGAGCAGAACGTCGGCCTCGCCTCGGCCGGTTCGGTGTTCTACGGGATCATGCTGCTCGGGTTGACGTTGATCCAGTTCGTCGCGCTGGCACGGATCCGGAAGAAGACCGCCGAGCAGAATCAGGGGGCGATCGGATGA